A portion of the Hymenobacter gelipurpurascens genome contains these proteins:
- a CDS encoding CTP synthase, with product MPDRTPTPTAATAKYIFVTGGVTSSLGKGIISASLAKLLQARGFRVTIQKFDPYINIDPGTLNPYEHGECYVTDDGAETDLDLGHYERFLNVPTSQANNVTTGRIYNHVISKEREGAYLGKTVQVVPHITDEIKRRMLLLGEDDKFDVVITEIGGCIGDIESLPFVEAVRQLRWELPPNDSLVIHLTLLPYLKAAGELKTKPTQHSVRDLREAGLQPDILVCRSEYPIPAEMRRKIALFCNVKINSVIESLDADSIYSVPLLMLKEQLDDRVIKKLKLTGGTVHPDLEAWKDFLGRLKNPTEEVTIALVGKYVELPDAYKSINEAFVHAGAQNECKVTVRSIQSDHINEDNIAQLLHGVDGVLVAPGFGERGFEGKILAVKHVRENKIPFFGICLGMQVAVVEYARNVLGLSDASSTEMDPQTPAPVIAMMEDQKDITQKGGTMRLGAYDCELRRGSKAAKAYGRNHISERHRHRYEFNNQYLPQFEEAGMIASGINPDTGLVEVVEVPNHPWFVAGQFHPELKSTVQNPHPLFVRFVKAAIQHRKV from the coding sequence AGTTCGACCCCTACATCAACATCGACCCCGGTACGCTCAACCCCTATGAGCACGGCGAATGTTATGTAACCGACGACGGCGCCGAAACCGACCTCGACCTGGGCCACTACGAGCGGTTCCTGAACGTACCCACCTCGCAGGCCAACAACGTAACGACGGGCCGTATCTACAACCACGTCATCAGCAAGGAGCGCGAAGGCGCCTACCTGGGCAAGACGGTGCAGGTAGTGCCCCACATCACCGACGAGATTAAGCGGCGCATGCTGCTACTCGGCGAGGATGACAAGTTCGACGTCGTCATCACCGAAATCGGGGGCTGCATTGGTGATATCGAGAGCCTGCCGTTTGTGGAGGCCGTGCGCCAGCTGCGCTGGGAGCTTCCGCCGAATGATTCGCTGGTAATTCACCTCACGCTGCTGCCTTACCTGAAGGCCGCTGGCGAGCTGAAAACCAAGCCCACCCAGCACTCCGTGCGCGATTTGCGCGAGGCAGGCCTACAGCCTGATATTCTGGTGTGCCGCTCCGAATACCCCATTCCGGCCGAAATGCGCCGCAAAATCGCGCTGTTCTGCAACGTCAAAATCAACTCCGTAATCGAGAGCCTCGATGCCGACAGCATCTACTCGGTGCCCCTGCTGATGCTGAAAGAGCAGCTCGATGATCGGGTTATCAAGAAGCTGAAGCTGACCGGCGGCACCGTACACCCCGATCTGGAAGCCTGGAAAGACTTCCTAGGCCGTCTCAAAAACCCCACGGAGGAAGTAACCATTGCGCTGGTAGGTAAATACGTGGAGCTTCCTGATGCTTACAAATCCATCAACGAAGCTTTCGTGCATGCCGGCGCACAGAACGAGTGCAAAGTGACGGTGCGCAGCATCCAGTCGGACCACATCAACGAAGACAATATTGCGCAGCTCCTGCACGGCGTAGATGGCGTGCTGGTGGCGCCTGGTTTTGGCGAGCGAGGCTTCGAAGGCAAGATCCTGGCCGTGAAGCATGTACGCGAGAACAAGATTCCCTTCTTCGGGATTTGCCTGGGCATGCAGGTGGCCGTGGTAGAATACGCCCGCAACGTGCTAGGCCTGTCAGATGCTTCCTCTACGGAAATGGACCCGCAGACACCGGCACCCGTCATTGCTATGATGGAGGACCAGAAGGACATCACCCAAAAAGGCGGCACCATGCGCCTGGGCGCTTACGACTGCGAGCTACGCCGCGGCTCGAAAGCCGCGAAGGCCTACGGTCGCAACCACATCAGCGAGCGGCACCGCCACCGCTACGAGTTCAACAACCAGTACCTGCCGCAGTTTGAAGAAGCCGGCATGATTGCCTCGGGCATCAACCCCGACACTGGCCTAGTAGAAGTGGTAGAAGTGCCTAACCACCCATGGTTTGTGGCCGGCCAGTTTCACCCCGAGCTAAAAAGCACGGTACAGAACCCGCACCCGTTGTTCGTACGCTTCGTGAAAGCCGCCATCCAGCACCGGAAGGTGTAG